In Gloeocapsopsis sp. IPPAS B-1203, a genomic segment contains:
- a CDS encoding mechanosensitive ion channel family protein, whose translation MNALIQEVQSSLLQLLGSAIESLPAFVAAIIILFLTRYAANVTRRMTYVTTKRVVKSQSLRSLLVQITHVATWVAGILFACVLAFPDLRLGDIIGLLGLGSVAFGFAFQDIFKNFLAGVLLLLNEPFRLGDQIIVNGSEGTVEDITIRSTQIRTYQGERVLIPNAIVFTSSVQVLTAMPHRRTDLEVGVDYNTDLTSAIDLFLETVKQVKGVLPSPSPEVDAVAFGDSAIELVVRYWSAPQKIQVRQTRTRVIVELKRACDRAEINIPYPIRTLYYYNQEKYNDHYPAENNTDSHVN comes from the coding sequence ATGAATGCTCTGATCCAGGAAGTACAATCAAGTTTATTGCAGTTGTTGGGTAGTGCTATTGAATCACTGCCAGCATTTGTAGCAGCAATCATCATTCTATTTTTAACACGTTACGCAGCTAATGTGACTCGGAGAATGACTTATGTCACAACTAAGCGGGTAGTAAAAAGTCAATCGCTGCGATCGCTTCTCGTGCAGATTACTCATGTAGCCACTTGGGTAGCTGGTATTCTCTTTGCCTGTGTACTAGCGTTTCCTGATTTGCGTTTGGGAGATATTATTGGCTTACTTGGTTTAGGTTCAGTAGCGTTTGGTTTTGCGTTTCAAGACATCTTCAAAAATTTTCTGGCAGGAGTCTTGCTACTTTTAAATGAGCCTTTTCGTTTAGGAGATCAGATTATTGTTAATGGTTCAGAAGGAACAGTAGAAGATATTACTATTCGCTCTACTCAAATTAGAACATATCAAGGAGAACGCGTTTTAATTCCCAATGCCATTGTATTTACAAGTTCCGTGCAAGTACTGACTGCAATGCCACATCGCCGGACTGATTTGGAGGTGGGTGTAGATTATAATACTGATTTAACAAGTGCAATTGATTTATTTCTAGAAACTGTCAAACAGGTTAAAGGTGTTTTACCAAGTCCATCACCTGAAGTTGATGCTGTTGCTTTTGGTGATAGTGCGATTGAGCTAGTAGTACGTTACTGGAGTGCGCCGCAGAAAATTCAGGTACGTCAAACAAGAACCCGCGTTATCGTTGAACTAAAACGAGCGTGCGATCGGGCTGAAATTAATATTCCTTACCCAATTCGTACGCTTTACTATTACAACCAAGAAAAATACAACGATCATTATCCGGCTGAAAATAATACTGATTCTCATGTAAATTAA
- a CDS encoding carotenoid oxygenase family protein, giving the protein MYATKSKPSWANAIAQPAKEFSHTKLPILSGEIPANLSGTLYRNGPARLERGKMRMGHWFDGDGAILAVNFADTAATALYRYVQTQGYQEEAAAGQLLYGNYGMAAPGPFWNQWFKPIKNAANTSVLALPDKLLALWEGGNPHALDLESLATRGCDNLGGLQDNSPYSAHPKIDAQTKEIFNFGITPGLNATLHLYKSDATGKILKKATYTLNGVPLVHDFVLAGEYLVFFIPPVRLNPLPILIGLNNFSDSLEWQPQLGTEFLVFDRDLALVCQGETEAWYQWHFANGYVDDRGNIIVDVIRYEDFQTNQYLKEVATGETHTVAKSALWQICLDPRLGKVTAIENILDRHCEFPVIPPYLMGKQAQQIYLSIHRPGIDPRQEMFGAIARFDYRTQALAIADCGENRYPTEPIYVPNPENPDRGWIVTVVYDGNTNSSEVWIFGDRLTEAPICRLGLPNVVPMGFHGTWKPASN; this is encoded by the coding sequence ATGTACGCGACAAAATCAAAACCATCTTGGGCAAATGCGATCGCGCAACCTGCAAAGGAATTTTCTCATACCAAGTTACCCATCTTATCCGGTGAAATCCCCGCTAATCTAAGTGGTACGCTGTATCGCAATGGTCCAGCCCGACTTGAACGTGGAAAGATGCGTATGGGACACTGGTTTGATGGCGATGGTGCAATCTTAGCAGTAAATTTTGCTGATACCGCAGCGACAGCTTTATATCGTTATGTCCAAACACAAGGTTATCAAGAAGAAGCCGCAGCAGGGCAACTGCTTTATGGTAACTATGGTATGGCAGCACCAGGACCATTTTGGAATCAGTGGTTCAAACCCATTAAAAACGCGGCAAATACCTCGGTGTTAGCACTTCCTGACAAACTGTTAGCACTTTGGGAAGGTGGTAATCCTCATGCGCTTGATTTAGAAAGTTTGGCAACACGGGGCTGTGACAACTTAGGAGGGTTGCAAGATAATTCACCTTATTCTGCTCATCCCAAAATTGATGCTCAAACCAAAGAAATTTTCAACTTTGGCATTACCCCTGGCTTAAATGCAACGCTACATCTCTACAAAAGCGATGCGACTGGCAAAATCTTGAAAAAAGCGACATATACTCTTAACGGTGTTCCGCTAGTACATGACTTTGTTTTAGCAGGAGAGTATTTAGTATTTTTTATACCTCCTGTACGACTCAATCCTTTACCAATTCTCATCGGCTTAAATAATTTTAGTGATTCGTTAGAATGGCAACCGCAACTTGGTACAGAATTTTTAGTGTTTGATCGAGATTTAGCACTAGTTTGTCAGGGTGAAACTGAAGCTTGGTATCAATGGCATTTCGCCAATGGTTATGTAGACGATCGCGGCAATATTATCGTCGATGTCATCCGCTATGAAGACTTTCAAACTAATCAATATCTCAAAGAAGTCGCCACGGGTGAAACCCACACAGTTGCTAAAAGCGCACTTTGGCAAATATGTCTCGATCCGCGATTGGGGAAAGTGACAGCTATAGAAAATATCCTAGATCGCCATTGTGAATTTCCTGTCATTCCGCCATACTTGATGGGCAAACAAGCACAGCAGATTTATCTTTCTATACATCGCCCAGGAATTGATCCGCGCCAAGAGATGTTTGGGGCGATCGCGCGTTTTGACTATCGAACTCAAGCATTAGCGATCGCTGATTGTGGTGAAAACCGCTACCCTACTGAACCAATTTATGTTCCCAATCCTGAAAATCCTGATCGCGGTTGGATTGTAACTGTTGTTTATGATGGTAATACTAATAGCAGTGAAGTTTGGATCTTTGGCGATCGCCTTACAGAAGCACCAATTTGTCGATTAGGATTGCCTAATGTTGTTCCAATGGGGTTTCACGGTACATGGAAACCTGCATCAAATTGA
- a CDS encoding HhoA/HhoB/HtrA family serine endopeptidase, with product MELNNLHKETIKQILKQPILYLGMLVIGSAGCESLENRNAQIQPSPTSQVAQPNNGNFVAEVVQEVGSAVVRIDATRTVEVPAASNPLIERFFGEELFPPEQRVQQGIGSGFIISPDGRILTNAHVVEDADEVSVVLRDGRRFAGKVVGADPITDVAVIDVEGTNLPVVELANSDNIVVGQWAIAIGNPLGLNNTVTQGIISATGRSGSDIGVNDKRLDFLQTDTAINPGNSGGPLLNAQGEVVGVNTAIIGGAQGLGFAIPINTAQRIANQLITTGRVEHPYIGVRLIELTPEIQQEINQSNLGFKIEQEQGVLSVDVAPNSPAARAGLRPGDIITQINQVEIQNADQVQDSVEATNLGKTLQITVNRNGLPQELTLQPEQLPAASS from the coding sequence ATGGAGTTGAACAACTTGCACAAGGAGACAATTAAGCAAATTCTCAAACAACCCATTTTATATTTAGGAATGCTCGTAATTGGTAGCGCTGGATGCGAATCTCTAGAAAATAGAAATGCTCAAATCCAACCTTCACCTACTTCACAAGTAGCTCAGCCGAACAATGGTAACTTTGTTGCCGAGGTTGTTCAAGAAGTAGGCTCAGCAGTTGTCAGAATCGATGCTACCCGTACAGTTGAAGTACCTGCTGCTAGTAACCCGCTAATTGAACGATTTTTTGGTGAAGAACTGTTTCCCCCAGAACAGCGAGTTCAACAAGGTATTGGTTCAGGATTTATTATTAGCCCAGATGGTCGCATTCTCACTAACGCTCATGTGGTGGAAGATGCTGATGAAGTATCAGTTGTGCTAAGAGATGGGCGGCGTTTTGCTGGAAAAGTTGTCGGTGCAGATCCTATCACAGATGTAGCAGTTATTGATGTCGAGGGAACAAACTTACCTGTAGTTGAGCTAGCTAATTCTGACAATATTGTCGTCGGGCAATGGGCGATTGCGATTGGTAATCCTCTTGGTTTAAATAATACTGTGACTCAAGGAATTATTAGCGCTACAGGACGAAGTGGTTCAGATATCGGTGTCAACGATAAACGACTTGATTTTCTGCAAACCGATACAGCAATCAATCCTGGTAATTCTGGCGGACCTTTGCTTAATGCTCAAGGCGAAGTCGTAGGAGTGAACACTGCTATTATTGGTGGAGCGCAAGGATTAGGCTTTGCTATTCCGATTAACACTGCCCAAAGAATAGCAAATCAGTTAATTACAACTGGTCGAGTTGAACACCCATACATTGGCGTGCGATTAATTGAACTGACACCAGAAATTCAGCAAGAAATTAATCAGAGTAATCTTGGTTTTAAAATTGAGCAAGAACAAGGAGTTTTAAGCGTTGACGTTGCTCCCAACTCTCCAGCAGCCCGTGCTGGTCTACGTCCAGGTGACATTATCACTCAAATCAATCAAGTAGAAATTCAAAATGCCGACCAAGTACAAGACTCTGTAGAAGCAACCAATTTAGGTAAAACACTCCAAATTACTGTCAATCGTAATGGTTTGCCTCAAGAATTAACTTTGCAACCAGAACAGTTACCAGCTGCTTCTTCGTAA
- a CDS encoding response regulator: protein MTKKRILVIDDEDDILQLIQTCLEIMGGWQVLIAHSGREGLHLAQDRQPDAILLDIMMADEDGLTTLKKLQSSTITNTIPVILLTAKGRFLRQSFIDLGVKGILNKPFNPLKLAEQVEAALN, encoded by the coding sequence ATGACAAAGAAGAGAATCTTAGTTATTGATGATGAAGATGATATTTTACAATTGATCCAAACTTGCCTAGAAATTATGGGCGGATGGCAGGTTCTAATTGCTCATTCAGGTCGTGAAGGCTTACACTTAGCCCAAGATCGTCAACCCGATGCAATTCTCTTAGATATTATGATGGCAGACGAGGATGGGCTAACTACGTTAAAAAAACTTCAATCTAGTACAATCACTAATACTATTCCTGTTATTTTACTAACAGCTAAAGGGCGCTTTTTGAGGCAAAGTTTTATAGATTTGGGGGTTAAGGGTATACTCAATAAACCATTTAATCCTCTGAAACTTGCTGAGCAAGTAGAAGCAGCTTTAAATTAA
- a CDS encoding ATP-binding protein — MLRTMRLHFKGYSVAMIAVAIAFLLTKLVWRLTQPHIYPLFLAAVMVSSWYGGMRSGLLATTLSAVLCDYFFVPPLYTLLPTQQGISGVIQFGLVAGLITTLNTRLRSTQKLAQRNYEHLRQSQERLRHSEERYRILVEGVRDYAIFMLDSNGIFATWNVGSERILGYQEAEIIGQPFERIFTPEAIQQGLPEQVLQRAIAAGFSRENRWHIRKDGTHFWTHCIVTALRDDNGNLRGFAKIMQDITQRKLAEEEREQLLLREQAARAEAEAANRAKDDFLAIVSHELRTPMTAIIGWAGMLQTGMLDKNRAALAMETIERHANLQMQLIEDLLDISRIVRGDLALNFDRVDLVTVITAAIEVVQPAANEKAIDLMFMQESEETSDHSPLVWGDSERLQQVVWNLLSNAIKFTPQGGKVTVRLSVKINGETDHSLLPISYSPNYVQIQVSDTGIGIDRDFLPYVFDRFRQADSTSARTNKGLGLGLAIARHLIELHGGTIQANSPGIGQGATFAINLPYHTIPPENFTVTNSERAHSYVVRENTKTFNNPPRLNGLRVLIADDEPDARQWISVVLDEAGAEVIAVASVAEALTALAQRPDVLVSDIGMPGEDGYTLMRKIRELGPEMGGTIPAVALTGYAREEDYTKALAAGFQLHVAKPIRAAELIAVVASLARTAGKF; from the coding sequence ATGCTGAGAACGATGCGCCTTCACTTTAAGGGCTACAGCGTTGCTATGATTGCCGTAGCGATCGCTTTTCTGTTAACAAAACTTGTGTGGCGGCTAACCCAGCCTCATATTTACCCGTTGTTTCTCGCAGCGGTGATGGTGAGTTCTTGGTATGGTGGCATGAGGTCAGGTTTACTTGCCACTACTTTGTCTGCTGTACTATGCGATTATTTCTTTGTCCCCCCACTTTATACGCTACTACCTACCCAACAAGGAATAAGCGGGGTAATCCAATTTGGACTCGTAGCAGGACTTATTACCACTCTTAACACAAGACTGCGCTCAACTCAAAAACTAGCTCAACGCAATTATGAGCATCTACGTCAAAGCCAAGAAAGGCTGCGCCACAGCGAAGAACGCTATCGCATTTTAGTAGAAGGAGTGAGAGACTATGCAATCTTTATGCTCGACTCAAACGGCATTTTTGCGACTTGGAACGTCGGTTCAGAAAGGATATTAGGCTATCAGGAAGCAGAAATTATTGGGCAGCCTTTTGAACGGATTTTTACGCCAGAGGCAATACAGCAAGGCTTACCAGAACAAGTTTTGCAAAGAGCGATCGCCGCAGGTTTTTCGCGAGAAAATCGCTGGCACATTCGTAAGGATGGTACGCATTTTTGGACTCATTGTATTGTGACCGCGTTACGCGATGACAATGGAAATCTGCGGGGCTTTGCCAAAATTATGCAAGATATTACTCAGCGCAAACTCGCCGAGGAAGAACGCGAACAGTTATTGCTGCGCGAACAAGCCGCCCGCGCGGAAGCAGAAGCCGCCAACCGTGCTAAAGACGATTTTTTGGCAATCGTTTCACACGAACTGCGTACCCCAATGACGGCAATTATTGGTTGGGCAGGAATGTTGCAAACAGGGATGCTAGATAAAAATCGAGCGGCTTTAGCAATGGAGACAATTGAACGCCACGCTAACTTGCAAATGCAACTGATTGAAGATCTACTTGATATTTCCCGCATTGTCAGAGGAGATCTTGCACTCAATTTCGATAGAGTTGATTTGGTAACAGTCATTACCGCAGCCATCGAAGTTGTGCAACCAGCTGCTAATGAGAAAGCAATTGATTTAATGTTTATGCAAGAGTCAGAAGAAACCAGCGATCACTCACCCCTTGTTTGGGGTGACTCAGAACGCTTACAACAAGTCGTGTGGAACTTACTTTCTAATGCGATTAAGTTTACACCCCAAGGAGGAAAGGTAACAGTCAGATTGTCAGTAAAAATAAATGGAGAAACTGACCATTCCCTACTCCCTATTTCCTACTCCCCAAATTATGTTCAAATTCAAGTCAGCGACACAGGCATAGGTATTGATCGCGACTTTCTCCCCTATGTTTTTGATCGCTTTCGTCAGGCAGATAGCACGAGCGCCAGAACGAATAAAGGGTTGGGTTTAGGTTTAGCGATCGCGCGTCACCTAATCGAATTACACGGCGGCACTATTCAAGCAAATAGCCCAGGTATCGGACAAGGCGCAACGTTCGCGATTAACTTACCTTATCACACTATCCCACCAGAAAATTTTACCGTTACCAATTCAGAGCGAGCGCACTCTTATGTAGTTAGGGAGAATACCAAAACATTCAATAATCCGCCAAGGCTTAATGGCTTACGCGTACTAATTGCAGATGATGAACCTGATGCGCGGCAGTGGATTAGTGTCGTCCTTGATGAGGCTGGTGCAGAAGTGATTGCTGTTGCTTCCGTCGCTGAGGCACTTACGGCACTCGCGCAAAGACCAGATGTGTTAGTTAGTGATATTGGGATGCCAGGGGAAGACGGCTACACGCTAATGCGTAAAATTAGAGAATTGGGACCAGAAATGGGGGGAACAATTCCCGCCGTAGCCTTGACAGGATACGCTAGAGAAGAAGATTATACCAAGGCTTTAGCAGCAGGCTTTCAACTTCATGTTGCTAAACCAATCAGGGCAGCTGAGTTAATTGCTGTTGTTGCTAGCCTGGCGAGGACGGCTGGGAAGTTCTAA
- a CDS encoding response regulator, with the protein MKILVVEDDSSIAQSIAATLAQQQHCLVDVATDGQEGWELAVAFNYDLILLDVMLPKLDGVSLCRQLRQKGEQIPILMLTAKDTSTDKVIGLDAGADDYVVKPFDFPELFARVRALLRRGCSTLPPVLQWGELRLDPSSCEVTYKEQVLHLTPKEYAVLALFLRDTRRTFSRGAIVDRLWNLEDPPQEDTIKSYIKSLRQKLKTAGAPSDFIETVYGLGYRLNPLWQDSHPEPTVSDLNEMQKEILSAVTKFREVFTAGMSDRLAVIKQAVEALCSDTLSLQLRSQAVLEAHKLAGALGSFGFAQASQLAQEIEFLLEAKDINNFTHCLRLCQLLEALEEETKQNPDKLIMSKLSISQRNSKDI; encoded by the coding sequence ATGAAAATTCTTGTAGTTGAAGACGATAGTTCAATCGCTCAATCTATTGCAGCAACACTTGCACAACAGCAGCATTGTCTTGTTGATGTTGCCACTGACGGTCAAGAAGGTTGGGAACTAGCAGTCGCATTCAACTACGATTTGATTCTGCTTGATGTAATGTTGCCCAAGCTAGACGGCGTAAGTTTGTGTCGGCAACTCAGGCAAAAAGGTGAGCAAATACCAATTCTCATGCTAACAGCAAAAGATACTAGCACTGATAAAGTCATAGGTTTGGATGCTGGTGCAGATGATTATGTTGTCAAACCGTTTGATTTTCCAGAATTGTTTGCTCGCGTCCGCGCTTTGTTACGTCGGGGATGTTCTACGCTACCTCCAGTGTTGCAATGGGGTGAGTTGCGCCTCGATCCAAGTAGCTGTGAAGTGACGTACAAAGAGCAAGTTTTGCATTTAACTCCAAAAGAGTATGCGGTATTAGCGTTGTTTCTCCGCGACACTCGGCGGACATTTAGTCGGGGTGCGATCGTCGATCGCCTGTGGAATTTAGAAGATCCGCCGCAAGAAGATACGATCAAGTCTTACATCAAAAGCTTGCGTCAAAAACTTAAGACCGCAGGTGCACCTAGTGATTTTATCGAAACCGTTTACGGTTTAGGCTATCGCCTGAACCCACTATGGCAAGATTCGCATCCAGAACCAACAGTGTCCGATTTGAACGAGATGCAAAAAGAAATTTTGTCAGCAGTAACTAAGTTCAGGGAAGTTTTTACCGCAGGAATGAGCGATCGCCTCGCAGTGATCAAGCAAGCAGTGGAAGCTTTATGTTCTGATACGCTGAGTCTTCAACTGCGATCGCAGGCTGTTCTAGAGGCGCATAAACTTGCAGGTGCTTTAGGTAGTTTTGGTTTCGCTCAAGCTTCACAACTGGCTCAGGAAATTGAGTTTTTGTTAGAAGCTAAAGATATTAATAACTTCACTCACTGTCTGCGGCTATGTCAACTTCTAGAAGCATTAGAAGAGGAAACAAAACAAAACCCAGATAAGTTAATTATGAGTAAACTATCTATCAGTCAACGAAATTCTAAAGATATTTAA